The Streptococcus toyakuensis genome has a window encoding:
- the dhaS gene encoding dihydroxyacetone kinase transcriptional activator DhaS has protein sequence MASSLITKKRIAKAFRDLLATREFDKISIVEIMESAGIRRQTFYNHFLDKYELLDWIFENDLTEYITNNLDFISGQKLLQELFLYFEQERDFYIQLFDIQGQNNFYDQFISYCRLLVSKILSEYGQIDIDSSAYTCFLLDYHSHALAEIVKAYVNKKSPVPQPDFLIMTIIGKRPQ, from the coding sequence ATGGCATCATCACTTATTACAAAAAAACGGATTGCCAAGGCATTTAGAGACCTATTAGCTACTAGAGAATTTGATAAAATCTCTATTGTAGAGATCATGGAATCAGCTGGCATTCGTAGACAGACTTTTTATAATCACTTTCTTGACAAATATGAACTGCTAGACTGGATATTTGAAAATGACTTAACCGAGTATATCACCAATAACTTGGACTTCATTTCAGGCCAAAAACTATTACAAGAATTATTTCTTTATTTCGAACAAGAGCGTGACTTTTATATTCAACTTTTTGATATTCAAGGGCAAAATAACTTCTATGACCAATTTATCAGCTACTGTCGCTTGCTTGTATCAAAAATTTTAAGTGAATACGGTCAGATTGATATCGATTCATCTGCTTATACTTGTTTTTTGTTAGACTATCATTCACATGCTCTAGCAGAAATCGTGAAGGCTTACGTCAATAAAAAAAGTCCAGTTCCACAACCAGACTTTCTAATCATGACCATTATTGGAAAGAGACCACAATGA
- the dhaQ gene encoding DhaKLM operon coactivator DhaQ has product MTFISNHKQKIISSYISATVSSHPELEKHPTLPLVYQKKRNPHQIPILAGGGSGHEPAHIGYVGEGMLTAAIYGQLFTPPTRTEILESIRFLNNGHGVFIIVKNFEADIKEFSWAINTARKEGIKVGYSLAHDDISIEPHNRFQIRGRGLAGTILLHKILGFAAQNDADIEQLTDLGHELAPEIATIGFATKAASLPQATLPLFNLEEGNISYGIGIHGEEGYRIVLFQSSEILANEIISKLRLHYHWKKGDQFILLVNNLGTTSNLEMGIFINDLLQLLEIEGVTITFIKSGTFMTSLDMAGISVTLCPVKNKQWLEALNAPTTAFAW; this is encoded by the coding sequence ATGACATTTATTTCAAATCATAAACAGAAAATTATTTCAAGTTACATTTCGGCAACTGTCAGCAGTCATCCTGAATTAGAAAAACACCCTACCTTACCATTAGTCTATCAAAAAAAACGCAATCCTCATCAGATTCCAATATTGGCGGGTGGAGGTTCAGGACACGAACCTGCTCATATTGGATATGTGGGAGAAGGAATGCTTACCGCTGCTATCTATGGCCAATTATTTACTCCACCTACAAGAACTGAAATCTTAGAGTCCATTCGTTTTTTAAACAATGGTCACGGTGTCTTCATCATTGTAAAAAATTTCGAAGCAGACATCAAAGAATTTAGCTGGGCCATTAATACTGCTAGAAAAGAAGGAATTAAGGTCGGCTATAGTCTGGCGCACGACGATATTTCAATTGAACCTCACAATAGATTTCAAATTAGAGGGAGAGGACTTGCAGGGACTATCTTACTTCATAAAATCCTAGGATTTGCAGCTCAAAATGATGCCGACATAGAGCAACTAACTGATTTAGGTCATGAACTTGCTCCCGAAATCGCAACAATTGGCTTTGCAACGAAAGCTGCTAGTCTCCCCCAAGCCACCCTTCCACTATTTAACTTGGAAGAAGGAAATATTTCTTATGGTATTGGGATACATGGCGAAGAAGGCTATCGTATCGTCCTATTCCAATCATCGGAAATCCTTGCAAATGAAATTATAAGTAAATTAAGATTGCACTATCATTGGAAAAAGGGTGATCAATTTATATTGCTTGTAAATAATCTAGGCACTACCAGCAACTTAGAAATGGGCATATTTATCAATGATCTCCTTCAACTCTTAGAAATTGAAGGAGTCACTATTACTTTTATAAAATCAGGAACATTTATGACCAGCCTAGATATGGCAGGTATATCCGTAACTCTTTGCCCCGTAAAAAATAAACAGTGGTTAGAAGCGCTCAATGCTCCAACGACAGCTTTTGCATGGTAA
- the ptsP gene encoding phosphoenolpyruvate--protein phosphotransferase encodes MTEMLKGIAASDGVAVAKAYLLVQPDLSFETVSVEDTNAEEARLDVALEASQNELSLIREKAVGTLGEEAAQVFDAHLMVLADPELIGQIKETIRAKKVNAEAGLKEVTDMFITIFEGMEDNPYMQERAADIRDVTKRVLANLLGKKLPNPASINEEVIVIAHDLTPSDTAQLDKNFVKAFVTNIGGRTSHSAIMARTLEIAAVLGTNNITEVVKDGDILAVNGITGEVIINPTDEQAAEFKAAGEAYAKQKAEWALLKDAQTVTADGKYFELAANIGTPKDVEGVNNNGAEAVGLYRTEFLYMDSQDFPTEDEQYEAYKAVLEGMNGKPVVVRTMDIGGDKELPYFDMPHEMNPFLGFRALRISISETGDAMFRTQIRALLRASVHGQLRIMFPMVALLKEFRAAKAVYEEEKANLLSEGVAVADDIQVGIMIEIPAAAMLADQFAKEVDFMSIGTNDLIQYSMAADRMNEQVSYLYQPYNPSILRLINNVIKAAHAEGKWAGMCGEMAGDQKAVPLLVGMGLDEFSMSATSVLRTRSLMKKLDTAKMEEYANRALTECSTMEEVLELQKEYVNFD; translated from the coding sequence ATGACAGAAATGCTTAAAGGAATCGCAGCATCTGACGGTGTTGCAGTTGCAAAAGCATATCTACTCGTTCAACCGGATTTGTCATTCGAGACTGTTTCAGTCGAAGATACAAACGCAGAAGAGGCTCGTTTGGATGTAGCTCTTGAAGCTTCTCAAAACGAGCTTTCTCTTATCCGTGAGAAAGCTGTAGGTACGCTTGGTGAAGAAGCGGCTCAAGTTTTTGACGCTCATTTGATGGTTCTTGCTGACCCAGAATTGATTGGTCAGATTAAAGAAACAATCCGTGCTAAGAAAGTCAATGCAGAAGCAGGTCTTAAAGAAGTGACTGACATGTTCATCACTATCTTTGAAGGCATGGAAGATAACCCATATATGCAAGAACGTGCAGCGGATATCCGCGACGTGACAAAACGTGTATTGGCAAATCTTCTTGGTAAGAAATTGCCAAACCCAGCTTCTATCAATGAAGAAGTAATCGTGATTGCGCATGACTTGACACCATCTGATACAGCTCAATTGGACAAAAACTTTGTAAAAGCTTTTGTAACAAATATCGGTGGACGTACAAGCCACTCAGCTATCATGGCACGTACACTTGAAATTGCAGCTGTATTGGGAACAAATAACATCACTGAAGTGGTGAAAGACGGTGATATCCTTGCCGTTAACGGAATTACTGGTGAAGTGATTATCAACCCAACAGATGAACAAGCGGCAGAATTTAAAGCAGCTGGTGAAGCTTATGCTAAACAAAAAGCTGAATGGGCACTTTTGAAAGATGCTCAAACAGTGACTGCTGACGGTAAATACTTCGAGTTGGCTGCTAACATCGGTACTCCAAAAGACGTGGAAGGTGTTAACAACAACGGTGCAGAAGCGGTTGGACTTTACCGTACAGAGTTCTTGTACATGGATTCTCAAGATTTCCCAACTGAAGATGAGCAGTATGAAGCATACAAAGCTGTTCTTGAGGGAATGAATGGTAAACCAGTGGTTGTTCGTACAATGGATATCGGTGGAGATAAGGAACTTCCTTACTTCGATATGCCACATGAAATGAACCCATTCCTTGGATTCCGTGCCCTTCGTATCTCTATTTCTGAAACTGGAGATGCAATGTTCCGTACACAAATCCGTGCCCTTCTTCGTGCTTCTGTTCATGGTCAATTGCGTATCATGTTCCCAATGGTTGCCCTTTTGAAAGAATTCCGTGCAGCCAAAGCAGTTTATGAAGAAGAAAAAGCAAACCTTCTTTCTGAAGGAGTTGCAGTTGCGGATGACATCCAAGTTGGTATCATGATTGAAATCCCTGCAGCAGCAATGCTTGCAGACCAATTTGCAAAAGAAGTAGACTTCATGTCAATTGGAACAAACGACTTGATCCAATACTCAATGGCAGCAGACCGTATGAACGAGCAAGTTTCATACCTTTACCAACCATATAACCCATCAATCCTTCGCTTGATCAACAACGTTATCAAGGCAGCTCACGCTGAAGGTAAATGGGCTGGTATGTGTGGTGAGATGGCTGGTGACCAAAAAGCTGTTCCACTTCTTGTCGGAATGGGCTTGGATGAGTTCTCTATGTCAGCAACATCAGTCCTTCGTACACGTAGCTTGATGAAGAAATTGGACACTGCTAAGATGGAAGAGTACGCTAACCGTGCCCTTACAGAGTGTTCAACAATGGAAGAAGTCCTTGAACTTCAAAAAGAATACGTTAACTTCGATTAA
- a CDS encoding YkgJ family cysteine cluster protein, with product MSKEIDIEYYHQLALQKQKEHRKILANLKKKPPKNLDKIAQQIHQEVFAEIDCTACANCCKTLGPDFKEADITRIAKYFKMKLPAFEAEFLQVDEDGDKVFKSMPCPFLGGDNLCSIYDVRPKACREFPHTDRKKIHQINHLTIKNTLTCPAAYLFVEKLKDKL from the coding sequence ATGTCTAAAGAAATTGATATTGAGTATTACCACCAGCTAGCCTTGCAAAAGCAAAAGGAGCACCGTAAAATTTTAGCCAATTTAAAGAAAAAACCACCAAAAAATCTGGATAAGATAGCCCAACAGATTCACCAAGAAGTTTTTGCGGAGATTGATTGTACGGCCTGTGCTAACTGTTGCAAGACATTGGGGCCTGACTTTAAAGAAGCGGATATTACACGAATCGCCAAGTATTTTAAGATGAAATTACCTGCTTTTGAAGCGGAGTTTCTGCAGGTAGATGAAGATGGGGATAAGGTTTTTAAATCCATGCCTTGTCCCTTTCTAGGAGGAGATAATCTCTGTTCCATCTATGATGTTCGTCCAAAGGCGTGTCGTGAATTTCCCCATACAGACAGGAAAAAAATCCATCAAATCAACCATTTGACGATTAAGAATACCTTGACCTGTCCAGCAGCCTATCTCTTTGTTGAGAAATTAAAGGATAAGTTATAG
- a CDS encoding uracil-DNA glycosylase: MEHSSWHALIKEQLPEGYFGKINQFMNQVYAQGTIYPPKEKIFQALLTTPLEDVKVVILGQDPYHGPGQAQGLSFSVPDSIPAPPSLQNILKELSDDIGVKKSHDLTAWAEQGVLLLNACLTVPAGRANGHAGQIWEPFTDAVIQVVNHLDRPVVFVLWGAYARKKKALVTNPHHLIIESAHPSPLSVYRGFWGSKPFSKANAFLKETGQEPIDWLR; encoded by the coding sequence ATGGAACATTCGTCTTGGCATGCTTTGATTAAGGAGCAATTACCTGAGGGTTATTTCGGGAAAATCAATCAGTTTATGAATCAGGTCTATGCTCAGGGGACTATTTATCCACCCAAGGAAAAGATTTTTCAGGCTCTCTTGACCACACCCCTAGAAGACGTTAAGGTGGTGATTCTAGGGCAAGATCCCTATCACGGGCCAGGTCAAGCGCAGGGCTTGAGTTTTTCTGTACCGGACTCTATTCCAGCTCCGCCATCCCTGCAAAATATCTTGAAGGAATTGTCAGACGATATCGGGGTTAAGAAATCTCATGATTTGACAGCTTGGGCTGAGCAAGGGGTCTTGCTTCTTAATGCTTGTTTGACTGTTCCTGCTGGACGGGCCAATGGTCATGCTGGTCAGATATGGGAGCCTTTTACGGATGCTGTAATTCAGGTGGTCAATCATCTAGATAGACCAGTCGTTTTTGTACTCTGGGGAGCTTATGCACGTAAGAAGAAGGCCTTGGTTACCAATCCTCATCACTTGATTATCGAATCAGCCCATCCAAGTCCTTTGTCAGTTTATAGAGGATTTTGGGGTTCCAAGCCTTTTTCCAAGGCCAATGCATTCTTAAAAGAGACAGGACAAGAGCCAATCGATTGGCTTAGATAA
- a CDS encoding NUDIX hydrolase gives MPQLATICYIDNGKELLMLHRNKKPNDVHEGKWIGVGGKLERGETPQECAAREILEETGLKAKPVLKGVITFPEFTPDLDWYTYVFKVTEFEGDLVDCNEGTLEWVPYDEVLSKPTWEGDHTFVGWLLEDKPFFSAKFVYDGDKLLDTQVDFYE, from the coding sequence ATGCCTCAGTTAGCGACGATTTGCTACATTGATAACGGGAAAGAACTGCTCATGCTCCATCGTAATAAGAAGCCAAATGATGTCCATGAAGGAAAATGGATTGGTGTGGGTGGTAAGCTAGAGCGAGGAGAGACGCCTCAGGAATGCGCGGCGCGTGAAATCCTTGAAGAAACAGGGCTCAAAGCCAAGCCAGTTCTAAAAGGTGTCATCACTTTTCCTGAATTCACACCAGATTTAGACTGGTACACCTATGTTTTTAAGGTGACGGAGTTCGAGGGTGACTTGGTTGACTGCAATGAGGGAACGCTAGAATGGGTTCCCTATGATGAGGTTTTGAGTAAGCCGACTTGGGAAGGTGACCATACCTTTGTTGGGTGGCTTTTAGAAGATAAACCCTTCTTTTCAGCCAAGTTTGTTTATGATGGGGATAAATTGTTGGATACCCAAGTTGATTTCTATGAATAA
- the dhaK gene encoding dihydroxyacetone kinase subunit DhaK — protein MKKIINEPTQVVDEMLQGLSFMHDDLVERIDGFDVIVRKAEKTGKVGLISGGGSGHEPSHAGFVGDGMLSAAICGAVFTSPTPDQILEAIKAADEGAGVFMVIKNYSGDIMNFEIAQELAEMEGIDIASVVVDDDIAVENSLYTQGRRGVAGTILVHKILGAAARSGKSLSEIKDLADKLVLEIKTIGLALSGATVPEVGKPGFVLEDDEFEYGVGIHGEPGYKKEKMQPSAQLASELIEKLSEGFQLKAGERYGLLINGLGSTPLMEQYVFANDVAKLLHEKGVDLAFKKIGNYMTSIDMAGLSLTLIRLADDEWLDALNAPVTTPAW, from the coding sequence ATGAAAAAAATTATAAATGAACCGACACAAGTTGTTGATGAAATGTTGCAGGGATTGTCATTCATGCATGATGACTTGGTAGAACGCATAGATGGTTTTGATGTCATTGTTAGAAAGGCAGAAAAGACAGGAAAAGTTGGACTCATTTCAGGTGGAGGTTCAGGACATGAACCAAGTCATGCTGGATTTGTAGGAGATGGAATGTTGTCTGCTGCCATTTGTGGAGCAGTCTTCACTTCACCTACTCCGGACCAAATTTTAGAAGCCATCAAGGCGGCTGATGAAGGTGCTGGAGTTTTCATGGTCATCAAGAACTATTCTGGTGACATTATGAACTTTGAAATTGCACAAGAACTTGCTGAAATGGAAGGTATTGATATAGCAAGTGTTGTAGTCGATGATGATATTGCGGTTGAAAATAGTCTCTATACCCAAGGTCGTCGAGGTGTCGCAGGTACTATATTAGTCCATAAAATTTTGGGTGCTGCAGCTCGTTCTGGTAAATCATTATCTGAAATAAAGGACTTGGCCGACAAACTTGTCTTAGAAATTAAAACAATTGGGCTAGCCTTGTCTGGAGCAACCGTTCCTGAAGTTGGGAAACCAGGTTTTGTTCTAGAAGATGATGAATTTGAATATGGAGTTGGTATCCACGGTGAGCCAGGATATAAGAAAGAGAAAATGCAACCTTCAGCACAATTGGCCTCAGAATTGATTGAAAAATTATCTGAAGGTTTCCAACTTAAGGCTGGAGAACGCTATGGCCTTCTCATTAATGGTTTAGGAAGCACTCCTCTTATGGAACAATACGTATTTGCAAATGATGTGGCTAAATTACTCCATGAAAAAGGTGTTGACTTGGCGTTTAAGAAAATTGGAAACTATATGACATCGATTGATATGGCTGGCTTGTCATTAACATTGATTCGATTGGCAGATGATGAATGGTTGGATGCTCTAAATGCACCTGTTACTACCCCAGCTTGGTAA
- a CDS encoding YjjG family noncanonical pyrimidine nucleotidase: protein MSYKFLLFDLDHTLLDFDAAEDVALTQLLKEEGVADIQAYKDYYVPMNKALWKDLEQKKISKQELVNTRFSRLFSHFGQEKDGSFLAQRYQFYLAQQGQTISGAHELLDSLIDRDYDLYAATNGIIAIQTGRLGQSGLAPYFNQVFISEQLQTQKPDALFYEKIGQQIAGFSKEKTLMIGDSLTADIQGGNNAGIDTIWYNPHHLENKTQAQPTYEVHSYQDLLDYLDKL from the coding sequence TTGTCCTACAAATTTCTACTTTTCGATCTCGACCACACCTTGCTTGATTTTGATGCTGCTGAGGATGTGGCTTTAACGCAACTTCTAAAAGAAGAAGGAGTTGCAGATATTCAGGCTTATAAAGACTATTATGTTCCGATGAACAAGGCTCTCTGGAAGGACTTAGAGCAAAAGAAAATCAGTAAACAAGAGCTGGTTAACACGCGCTTTTCTCGTTTATTTTCTCATTTTGGACAGGAAAAAGACGGTAGTTTTCTAGCCCAGCGTTACCAATTTTACCTAGCACAACAGGGACAAACGATTTCAGGCGCTCATGAACTTTTGGACAGTCTCATCGATCGTGATTATGACTTGTATGCTGCGACAAATGGCATTATTGCCATTCAGACAGGTCGTTTGGGACAATCTGGTCTGGCTCCCTATTTCAACCAAGTCTTTATCTCTGAACAGTTGCAAACACAAAAGCCGGATGCTCTTTTTTATGAAAAAATTGGTCAACAGATTGCAGGTTTTAGCAAAGAAAAGACGCTGATGATTGGAGACTCTCTAACCGCCGACATTCAAGGTGGCAATAATGCTGGGATTGATACTATTTGGTACAATCCCCATCATCTGGAAAATAAGACACAAGCCCAGCCAACCTACGAAGTTCATTCTTATCAAGACTTGCTGGATTATTTAGATAAACTGTAA
- the dhaM gene encoding dihydroxyacetone kinase phosphoryl donor subunit DhaM: MGSIGLVIVSHSKHIAEGVVELISEVAKDVPITYVGGTEDGGIGTSFDQVDRVVSENPADTLLAFFDLGSAKMNLEMVADFSDKSIVINRVPIVEGAYTAAALLQAGAELSVIQTQLSEIEINK; this comes from the coding sequence ATGGGAAGTATTGGTCTTGTTATCGTTTCACATTCCAAACACATTGCAGAAGGTGTTGTTGAACTGATTAGTGAAGTAGCTAAAGATGTTCCGATTACTTATGTAGGAGGAACCGAAGATGGAGGAATTGGAACAAGTTTTGATCAAGTAGATAGGGTTGTTTCCGAAAATCCAGCAGATACTTTATTAGCCTTTTTTGACCTAGGTTCTGCTAAAATGAACTTAGAAATGGTGGCTGATTTCAGTGATAAAAGTATCGTCATCAATAGGGTTCCAATTGTAGAAGGTGCCTATACTGCAGCTGCTCTTCTTCAGGCTGGTGCAGAACTGTCAGTTATTCAAACACAGTTGTCGGAGATTGAAATCAATAAATAA
- a CDS encoding dihydroorotase, translated as MLLIKNGRVMDPKSGLDQVCDVLVQDGKIVKIATEITEEGAESIDATGLVVAPGLVDIHVHFREPGQTHKEDIHTGALAAAAGGFTTVVMMANTSPTISDVETLKDVLQSAAKEKINVKTVATITKNFNGQDLTDFKALLEAGAVGFSDDGIPLESSKVVKEAMEEAKKLNTFISLHEEDPGLNGILGFNENIAKDHFHICGATGVAEYAMMARDVMIAYATKAHVHIQHLSKEESVKVVEFAQGLGAQVTAEVAPQHFSKTEALLLTQGSNAKMNPPLRLESDRRAVIEGLKSGVITVIATDHAPHHADEKNVEDITKAPSGMTGLETSLSLGLTYLVEAGELTLMELLEKMTYNPAKLYNFEAGYLAENGPADITIFDAKADRLVDSHFASKAANSPFIGETLKGQVKYTICKGQIVYQN; from the coding sequence ATGCTACTAATCAAAAACGGTCGTGTAATGGATCCCAAGTCTGGTTTGGATCAAGTGTGCGATGTCTTAGTCCAAGATGGGAAAATTGTCAAAATTGCAACTGAGATTACGGAAGAAGGAGCAGAATCGATTGATGCTACTGGTCTTGTAGTTGCTCCTGGCTTGGTCGATATTCATGTTCATTTCCGTGAACCTGGTCAAACACATAAAGAAGACATTCATACCGGTGCCCTAGCAGCCGCTGCAGGTGGTTTTACAACTGTTGTCATGATGGCTAATACTAGTCCAACCATTTCAGACGTTGAGACTTTGAAAGATGTTCTTCAATCTGCTGCCAAGGAAAAAATCAATGTTAAGACGGTTGCGACCATTACTAAGAATTTTAATGGGCAAGATTTGACTGACTTTAAAGCACTTTTAGAAGCTGGAGCTGTTGGTTTCTCAGACGACGGTATCCCGCTTGAAAGTAGTAAAGTTGTTAAGGAAGCCATGGAGGAAGCTAAAAAGCTTAATACCTTTATTAGTCTTCATGAGGAAGATCCAGGTTTGAACGGTATTCTTGGCTTTAATGAAAATATCGCTAAAGATCATTTCCATATCTGTGGTGCAACTGGGGTAGCTGAGTATGCTATGATGGCGCGTGATGTCATGATTGCCTATGCAACTAAGGCCCATGTTCACATCCAGCATTTGTCTAAGGAAGAAAGTGTTAAAGTAGTTGAGTTTGCTCAGGGGCTAGGTGCACAAGTCACAGCAGAAGTAGCGCCACAGCATTTTTCTAAGACCGAAGCGCTCCTTTTGACACAAGGAAGCAATGCTAAGATGAATCCGCCACTTCGTTTGGAATCAGACCGTCGTGCCGTTATCGAAGGTCTCAAGTCAGGTGTTATCACAGTTATCGCAACTGATCACGCGCCTCACCATGCGGATGAAAAAAATGTCGAGGATATTACCAAAGCGCCATCTGGTATGACTGGTTTGGAAACATCTCTTTCTCTCGGTTTAACTTATTTGGTAGAAGCTGGGGAATTGACCTTGATGGAATTGCTTGAAAAGATGACCTACAACCCAGCCAAACTTTACAACTTTGAAGCAGGTTACTTGGCTGAGAATGGTCCAGCAGATATCACTATTTTTGATGCTAAGGCTGACCGCCTTGTGGACTCCCATTTTGCTTCGAAAGCAGCTAATTCACCATTCATCGGTGAAACCTTAAAAGGGCAGGTTAAATATACCATCTGTAAGGGACAAATCGTCTATCAAAACTAG
- a CDS encoding ClbS/DfsB family four-helix bundle protein — MPRPKTKEELMLASKENYEKLNRFISQLSEDELQIPFDFSRDPKKKEAHWKRDKNLRDVLIHLYEWQQLLLTWVHSNQKGHERPFLPESYNWKTYGEMNVAFWKKHQKTSLEEATRLLEQSHRKVLELIEVFSNDELFTKGVYKWTGGTSLGSYFVSSTSSHYDWAMKKLKAHRKNCKG, encoded by the coding sequence GTGCCTAGACCGAAAACAAAAGAGGAGCTAATGCTGGCCTCTAAGGAAAACTATGAAAAGCTCAATCGTTTCATCTCCCAACTAAGTGAAGATGAGCTACAGATTCCATTTGATTTTTCAAGAGACCCAAAGAAAAAAGAAGCTCACTGGAAAAGGGATAAAAATCTACGGGATGTCTTGATCCATCTTTATGAATGGCAGCAGTTACTTTTGACTTGGGTACATTCCAATCAAAAAGGTCACGAAAGACCTTTTCTCCCTGAATCTTATAATTGGAAAACTTATGGAGAAATGAATGTCGCTTTTTGGAAGAAGCACCAGAAAACCTCCTTAGAAGAAGCGACTAGACTCCTAGAACAATCACATAGGAAGGTTTTAGAGTTGATAGAAGTTTTTAGCAATGACGAACTCTTTACCAAAGGTGTCTATAAGTGGACTGGCGGAACAAGTCTAGGTTCCTACTTTGTCAGTAGCACGTCAAGCCACTATGATTGGGCTATGAAAAAACTCAAAGCTCATCGGAAGAATTGTAAGGGATAG
- the dhaL gene encoding dihydroxyacetone kinase subunit DhaL: MNAEQALEWMKIFNEKIQEQKDYLSELDTPIGDGDHGGNMARGMAAVMENLEGKQFETSSDVFKLVSIQLLSKVGGASGPLYGSAFMGMAKADSNSKIEEILQSGLDMIVKRGKAEVGEKTMVDVWTPVIAALSDGQLTQEVIDKVVNATKDLLATKGRASYVGERSLGHIDPGSFSSGLLFTALLETGVV, translated from the coding sequence ATGAATGCTGAACAAGCTCTTGAATGGATGAAGATTTTTAATGAAAAGATTCAAGAACAGAAAGATTACCTTAGTGAGCTAGACACTCCTATAGGAGATGGAGACCACGGTGGAAATATGGCGCGTGGCATGGCTGCAGTTATGGAGAACTTAGAAGGAAAGCAATTTGAGACCAGCAGTGATGTTTTTAAACTTGTCTCAATACAACTACTGAGTAAGGTAGGAGGTGCTTCTGGTCCCTTGTATGGCTCTGCTTTTATGGGCATGGCCAAGGCTGATTCTAATTCGAAAATAGAAGAAATCTTGCAAAGTGGTTTGGATATGATTGTCAAACGTGGGAAAGCAGAAGTTGGAGAAAAGACAATGGTTGATGTTTGGACTCCTGTTATTGCGGCCTTGTCTGATGGCCAGTTGACTCAAGAGGTTATTGATAAGGTAGTGAATGCTACCAAAGATTTACTTGCAACTAAAGGAAGGGCATCTTATGTAGGAGAACGTTCTCTTGGACATATTGATCCTGGATCATTTTCATCAGGTTTACTCTTTACTGCTCTTTTAGAGACTGGGGTGGTTTAA